Genomic DNA from Salvia miltiorrhiza cultivar Shanhuang (shh) chromosome 1, IMPLAD_Smil_shh, whole genome shotgun sequence:
CGTCTTAAGCCCACAAAATCAGAAGAGGCCCGACGAGATCAAAAGACGGAGAAGCTAAATTTTCCAACTAAAACCATCTCTAAAGATCACGCAAGTTCGGCTACTGAAAGAAGCCGCCATCCATCCCAACTTCTTAGGAAAATTCCTCCACCTCTCTATCTGTTTACCATCCCTCCTAGAACGAGATGCAGTCTCCCAACGAAAAATTCCATGAGCACCAGACATCAAAACTAACACCCACATCATCCACCTTAAAGATTTTAGCCCAACTCCTACCCTTCACCTCCAACACCAATTAATCTGTTTACATCACACACAATACCTTCAAATCTactcttatttcttttttcccataTGAGCCAAATAGTAGCAGCCCATAGCATCTGTAGGAACTTGCGGCACTTCTTTTCTCTACCAAAATAACAAAACATCGTGTAATACTTCACAACACTCCTTGGCCGAACTGTACTAATACCAATCCAGCTTTGAATAGAGTTCCATATCATCGCAGCTTTCGGGCAGCATAGAAAAAGATGATTCACCGTTTCTTCCGTTGAAATGCAAGCATTGCACCAAGTTTCTTCCACAGTCAACTTCATGTTTCTATTGAGGAGATTGTCACATGTTGCAAGcctatttttcaaatatatccACGCCGTTACTCTAACCTTGTGTGGGGCCGCCACCTTCCAGATCTTAATAATCGCATCTTGCGAGCCAACACTTGGTGTATCCTCCGACTCATTTGCAGCGATGACAGCATAAGCAGATTTGGTTGTGTATGTCTCAAGAGAATTTGCATTCCAGCGCCATCTATCCTTCAAATCTCACTGCAGCACAACACCTGAAATAAGCACCGATAAGTCGTTAAGCAATCCTTTCTCCCACTCCGAACAACTGCCTTCTCCACCTAAACTCCCACAACCACGTCCCCTCCACCCAGTTCCCGAACTTCTCAACCGACACATCTCTATCAACACACAAACGAAAGAGCCTCGGGTCAACATACCTAAGAGGTTTAGCCCCCAACCATCTATTACCCCAAAATTTTGTATTCCTCCCGTTACCAATAGAACGGGATAGATTTTGTAAGAACCAGCCCCCACTCGCTCTCCCTCCCAGGTTAAGTATCTTCGGCCACCACCCCCTACCCACACCCGgacagcccagcccagcccctCCTTCCCCTCCCCAAACAACATCACCATGAACTGATCTCAACACCCTCACCCACAGTGCCTCTTCTCCCTCCAAGTATCTCCAAATCCACTTACTCACTGACGCCCAACTAAACCATTCAAGATTCTTAAACCCCAGCCCTCCTTCACTTTTATTAGAGCATAAGACACCCCATTTAATCCACGCTATAGACCCCGAGTTCCCCCCGCCCCCACCCCACAAGAACTTGACAAAGATAGAATTAAGGTTTCTCACGACCGATTTTGGAACACAAGAGAACGAGAGCTGATATATAGGTATTGCTTGCAAGACCGCTTTAATCAAAGTGATACGACCTGCCAAAGAGAGTgtataaaatacaaattatttttaaattaataatttttcacaataagttcatatatattattttataacgaatttattttatacaataattGTGGTTTataaaattttttttaatcaggAAAAAACAAATTAAGATAAAAAGAAAGGTATCAGGAGTACCAAAAAACCAGGTTCAGAGTACAGGAGAAAGAAAGATGTAGCAACCACCGgggaagaaagaaaaagaacaagGAAAAGCGAGAAACTAGAAGCTAACGAAAGGAGAGCATCCAAGCTTTGAAATCTCTCGCTGCGGGTTCCGAACCGATAGCCGAGCTCCATGTCCATGTTCTTGTTTTGATTTCTCTAATTAGATTGTCCTTGCTCcaagaagatttgttgaatTTGCACTCATTTCTCAGGTTCCAAATGCACCAAACCTCAGGTTCCAAATGCACCAAACCCAGCAGATCCTAAGGCTGCTAGCATCTTTCTTGTTGCCGAGATTAGAGAAAGTGTTGAAGTGCTCTTTAGCACTTGGTTGTAATGCCGTCTGAACTCCGAGCCAAGAAAGTAATTCATACCAGATTTCGGAGGTTCGTTGACATCCGAAAAACAGAGCACTTCCCGAATAACCACTCCcgaatacatatacatataccaATATATCATACTTTTATAACGAATAAAGCATTGGCTatcactatatatatttttatttaaaaataatattttttagataATTCATTAATGAATTACCAAAAGAGTAGAgagattttctcaaaaaaatgtTATTTCGGCATGAAAAAGGAATTCCAACCGGATATATCtacaataagaattttttttaaaaaaaaatctatataaaatcGAGTTTCCTAAAATTACTTATTTTTTCccaataaaatgaaatatcttAAATCAATCTAACGCCTTGATATATCCATATGAATATACAGATAATAAGTTACCATGTACAAATATGAAAGCAGAATGTATTAATTTCAGGTATCGTAATCCAAATCCAAATTTACCCAATCCCCCGGATTTGTTATGATTAGCTGTCAACCCCCATTCCTTTCCCCCTCTCTGTATTTATCCCAACCGCTCATGCAAAACCCCCAAATCCACACACTCCACAAATTTCTCGATCGATCGCCATGCCAGATCCGGCATTCGGAGACTGCGTCGGCGTCGAGAGTAGCGCCGATCTCGAATCGGACGTCGACGCTGCGCTCGCGCTCCCCCGCAGGCACAAGCgcccggcggcggcggagaagaAGGAGTTTCCGCCGCCGATCTCGTGGCTGGCGCGCACGGAGAGCCTCCCGTCGCACATGCCGCGGGTCATGAGGAAGTACTGCACGACCGACGGGCGGCTGATAATCAGAGAGGAGAGAGTGAGGTGCCACGACTATTTCCTCGCCGATCGATCCGACGGACGCCTCGTGCTCAATCTAATACACGTGGACGACGACGACTCCGTCGTCGAGGatgcggcggcggtggaggagatccggtcGACTGAAATCGGCGGCGGGGAGGAGGGGATCAAGCGTGATTTGACGGTGGAGGAAGTGGCGGCGGAGTGCTATAAGTATAATAGCTTGGGGTTGAAGCCCTGCGGTGGCTTTGTTGCGACGGTGCCGGTGTTTAGGCCTCCGGTTCACACATGATTTCAGACCTTAAATtttccccccctctctctctcccttaaACGAGTGCAATCTTTTgcttctttctttgatttttttccaATAATGTTTGATATTCTTTTACGTTGATTTCAACTCGGAAACTAGGAGATTATTTAGATTTTATCAACTTCAATATTTTAGTTAACTAGTACACGACTAAACTACAATTAGGACTTCAAATGGATTAGGGTTTAGAGATTTGGTAATTTTGAGAGATATCacattatttgttaattttacCATTTAATCATTCTTTCTCAACTCAGAAACTAGTCTCAGTTTTCTCATCTTGTTCATACTAAAATATTGATAAATAACTTCACGTTTATAATCACATACATGTT
This window encodes:
- the LOC131010168 gene encoding uncharacterized mitochondrial protein AtMg00310-like, producing MDMELGYRFGTRSERFQSLDALLSLASSFSLFLVLFLSSPVVATSFFLLYSEPGRITLIKAVLQAIPIYQLSFSCVPKSVVRNLNSIFVKFLWGGGGGNSGSIAWIKWGVLCSNKSEGGLGFKNLEWFSWASVSKWIWRYLEGEEALWVRVLRSVHGDVVWGGEGGAGLGCPGVGRGWWPKILNLGGRASGGWFLQNLSRSIGNGRNTKFWGNRWLGAKPLRYVDPRLFRLCVDRDVSVEKFGNWVEGTWLWEFRWRRQLFGVGERIA